A single region of the Polyodon spathula isolate WHYD16114869_AA chromosome 5, ASM1765450v1, whole genome shotgun sequence genome encodes:
- the LOC121315696 gene encoding lysozyme C, milk isozyme-like translates to MKTLLFVSATALLAIVAFLPPSSDAKVFTKCELASRLKAEIPQMEHESKKKVYEILAKVICHVETTTGFNTSAVSPAGPPKDSHEETDESDSDEDHKLSGMSSKGFGSLLGIFQLPSKLVCNNTMSLCKLNCNKLIDDDITDDITCMKSFFQFKGGKGPQFGEHCSGTNSSAYLSECNL, encoded by the exons ATGAAGACCCTCCTTTTTGTATCTGCAACCGCTCTGCTAGCCATAGTGGCATTCCTGCCACCCAGCTCTGATGCCAAGGTGTTTACCAAGTGCGAACTGGCATCCCGACTGAAGGCTGAAATACCACAGATGGAACATGAAAGCAAAAAGAAGGTGTATGAAATACTTGCCAAAG TGATTTGCCACGTGGAAACCACGACTGGCTTCAACACCAGTGCTGTCAGCCCTGCTGGACCCCCTAAGGACAGCCACGAGGAGACAGACGAGTCAGACAGTGATGAAGACCACAAGCTCAGCGGGATGTCGTCCAAGGGCTTTGGCAGTCTATTAGGCATCTTCCAGCTCCCCAGCAAATTGGTCTGCAATAATACAATGAGCTTGTGCAAACTGAACTGCAACA AACTGATTGATGATGACATCACCGATGACATTACTTGCATGAAGTCTTTTTTTCAGTTCAAGGGGGGCAAGGG GCCTCAGTTTGGAGAGCACTGCTCAGGGACTAACTCGTCTGCCTATCTGTCAGAGTGCAACTTGTAA